The Streptomyces sp. NBC_01255 genome window below encodes:
- a CDS encoding anti-sigma factor yields the protein MTSTTGKADTTQHPDVSEISDLTEGLLSPSRSAAVRRHLDGCPLCADVRTSLEEIRGLLGTLPGPPRMPAEIAGRIDAALAAEALLQATAPDSDSPVSRETSRPRTEPVPSGAPSPAERPAGRPKAATGPGRPGKPRRRRIALVSTLGAAFAAAVLGMSLFLSQGGGPTAGSTQGAKLADASAVAPFSGTPVEERVHTLLGEEAGVAKTPQGVGPESMSAESATTASPQRNRDSAVPACVLAGTGRTDAVLAHERGEYQGTPAYLLVLTDPADSTRVQAFVLDASCAERSTSTGSPAADLLLSETYPRS from the coding sequence GTGACTTCCACGACCGGCAAGGCCGACACGACACAGCACCCGGACGTCTCGGAGATCTCCGATCTCACCGAGGGACTCCTGTCACCGAGCCGCTCCGCGGCCGTACGCCGCCATCTGGACGGCTGTCCCCTCTGCGCCGACGTCAGGACCTCCCTGGAGGAAATCCGGGGCCTCCTGGGCACGCTGCCCGGGCCGCCCCGGATGCCCGCCGAGATCGCCGGCCGGATCGACGCCGCGCTCGCCGCCGAAGCCCTTCTCCAGGCCACCGCGCCGGACAGCGACAGCCCCGTTTCACGTGAAACATCGCGTCCCCGCACCGAGCCGGTCCCCTCCGGCGCGCCTTCCCCCGCGGAACGCCCTGCGGGCCGCCCCAAGGCGGCCACTGGCCCCGGTCGCCCCGGAAAGCCTCGGCGGCGCCGGATCGCGCTCGTCTCCACACTCGGCGCCGCCTTCGCCGCCGCCGTCCTCGGCATGAGCCTCTTCCTCAGCCAGGGCGGTGGACCGACCGCCGGGAGCACGCAGGGCGCCAAGCTGGCAGACGCCAGCGCCGTGGCCCCCTTCTCCGGGACCCCCGTCGAGGAACGCGTCCACACGCTCCTGGGCGAGGAAGCCGGCGTGGCCAAGACGCCTCAGGGAGTCGGCCCCGAATCGATGTCCGCCGAGAGTGCCACGACCGCCAGCCCCCAGCGGAACCGGGACAGCGCCGTCCCCGCCTGCGTCCTGGCCGGCACCGGCCGTACCGACGCCGTGCTCGCCCATGAGCGGGGCGAGTACCAGGGGACGCCCGCCTATCTCCTCGTTCTGACGGACCCCGCGGACAGCACCCGCGTCCAGGCCTTCGTCCTCGACGCCTCCTGCGCCGAACGGTCCACAAGCACCGGAAGCCCTGCGGCCGATCTCCTGCTCAGCGAGACGTATCCACGCTCCTGA
- a CDS encoding ParA family protein, whose amino-acid sequence MAGSAHREPEAEESESLRSDANIAGPMTDPVPGPRTESVGEDVSRETLPPMDDTPIGRAAQLAVEALGRAGEGLPRPAQTRVMVVANQKGGVGKTTTTVNLAASLALHGARVLVIDLDPQGNASTALGIDHHAEVPSIYDVLVDSRPLSEVVQPVLDVEGLFCAPATIDLAGAEIELVSLVARESRLQRAIQAYEQPLDYILIDCPPSLGLLTVNAMVAGAEVLIPIQCEYYALEGLGQLLRNVELVRGHLNPELHVSTILLTMYDGRTRLASQVADEVRTHFAEEVLRTSIPRSVRISEAPSYGQTVLTYDPGSSGALSYLEAAREIALRGAALHYDPQHAHTGHQNNQRSMSEGIQ is encoded by the coding sequence ATGGCAGGCTCTGCTCATCGCGAGCCTGAAGCCGAGGAGAGTGAATCCTTGCGGTCCGACGCCAACATCGCGGGACCGATGACCGATCCGGTCCCCGGTCCCCGAACCGAATCGGTGGGGGAGGATGTTTCACGTGAAACATTGCCCCCGATGGACGACACCCCCATTGGTCGTGCTGCCCAACTGGCAGTAGAAGCCCTGGGTCGTGCCGGTGAGGGACTTCCCCGACCGGCCCAGACGCGCGTGATGGTGGTCGCCAATCAGAAGGGCGGCGTGGGCAAGACGACCACGACGGTCAACCTTGCCGCCTCCCTAGCCCTGCACGGTGCCCGGGTCCTGGTCATCGACCTGGACCCGCAGGGCAACGCTTCCACGGCGCTCGGCATCGACCACCACGCCGAGGTCCCCTCGATCTACGACGTGCTGGTGGACAGCCGTCCGCTGTCCGAGGTGGTGCAGCCGGTCCTGGACGTCGAGGGCCTCTTCTGTGCCCCCGCCACCATCGATCTCGCCGGTGCGGAGATCGAGCTCGTGTCGCTGGTGGCGCGTGAGAGCCGTCTGCAGCGGGCGATCCAGGCCTACGAGCAGCCGCTCGACTACATCCTCATCGACTGCCCGCCCTCACTCGGCCTGCTCACGGTCAACGCCATGGTGGCGGGGGCCGAGGTGCTGATTCCGATCCAGTGCGAGTACTACGCGCTGGAAGGGCTCGGCCAGCTCCTGCGGAACGTCGAGCTGGTCCGGGGCCATCTGAACCCCGAGCTCCACGTCTCGACGATCCTGCTCACCATGTACGACGGCCGGACGAGGCTCGCCTCCCAGGTCGCCGACGAGGTGCGCACCCACTTCGCCGAGGAGGTGCTGCGGACCAGCATTCCGAGGTCCGTCCGTATCTCGGAGGCACCGAGTTACGGCCAGACGGTTCTCACGTACGACCCGGGCTCCAGCGGTGCCCTGTCGTATCTGGAAGCCGCCCGCGAGATCGCCCTGCGGGGTGCTGCCCTGCACTACGACCCGCAGCACGCCCATACAGGGCACCAGAACAACCAGCGCAGCATGTCGGAGGGGATCCAGTGA
- a CDS encoding protein kinase family protein, with product MAERSTAAVDVADNSGDDPLTAKADKAATDGVAETQKTAATTAEATENKAVERKSGEQPSITAPELHSGHKLARRYRLEECVTRLDGFSSWRAVDEKLRRAVGVHLLPADHPRARSVLAAARSAALLGDPRFVQVLDAVEENDLVYVVHEWLPDSTELTALLATGPMEAHDAYQLVSQVSQAMAAAHREALAHLRLTPSAVLRSSTGQYRIRGLAVNAALRGITAERPQRTDTEAIGALLYAALTQRWPYDSDAYGLSGLPKGVGLLPPDQVRAGVHRGLSEIAMRALANDGATASRQEPPCTTPDELAKAVAAMPRVKPPEPTFPTPPDYQRTTYQQGTYGRPQARPAATQPVMVPPAPLQSRTGTALKWAVSALLIAALGLGSWQIADRLLDQEPTTKTPVTSPTVDEKPKPPKPISIVSAQDFDPPPQGNGTENPQAIQLAYDGDPNTYWHTVNYRGVGFANLKSGVGMVLDLGTAQKISSVDLSFLGSTSVELHTAPSDASSAPSTLDGFTTQASGIGSNVTLKPTEAVTTRYVLVWLTELPANDGGYRGKLAEIKILG from the coding sequence GTGGCGGAACGTAGCACGGCTGCCGTCGACGTGGCCGACAACAGCGGTGACGACCCGCTGACCGCCAAGGCGGACAAGGCCGCGACCGACGGGGTGGCGGAAACGCAGAAGACGGCGGCGACGACCGCCGAGGCCACGGAGAACAAGGCGGTCGAACGAAAGAGCGGCGAACAGCCCTCCATCACGGCACCGGAACTGCACAGCGGCCACAAGCTGGCCAGACGATACCGGCTGGAGGAGTGCGTCACCCGTCTGGACGGGTTCAGCAGCTGGCGTGCCGTCGACGAGAAGCTGCGGCGTGCCGTCGGAGTCCACCTCCTGCCGGCCGATCACCCCCGGGCCCGCTCCGTCCTGGCCGCGGCCCGTTCGGCGGCGCTGCTCGGCGACCCCCGGTTCGTCCAAGTCCTCGATGCCGTCGAGGAGAACGACCTCGTGTACGTCGTGCACGAGTGGCTGCCCGACTCCACCGAGCTCACCGCGCTGCTCGCGACCGGCCCGATGGAGGCGCACGACGCCTACCAGCTCGTCAGCCAGGTCTCACAGGCCATGGCCGCCGCTCACCGCGAGGCCCTCGCGCACCTCCGGCTCACCCCGAGCGCCGTCCTGCGCAGCTCCACCGGCCAGTACCGGATCCGTGGTCTCGCCGTGAACGCGGCTCTGCGCGGCATCACCGCCGAGCGCCCGCAGCGCACCGACACCGAGGCGATCGGTGCCCTGCTGTACGCGGCGCTCACTCAGCGCTGGCCGTACGACAGCGACGCCTATGGGCTCTCGGGCCTCCCCAAGGGCGTGGGGCTCCTCCCGCCCGACCAGGTCCGGGCGGGGGTCCACCGCGGCCTCTCCGAGATCGCCATGCGCGCCCTCGCCAACGACGGGGCCACCGCGTCCCGCCAGGAGCCGCCCTGCACGACGCCGGACGAGCTCGCCAAGGCCGTGGCCGCGATGCCCCGCGTCAAGCCGCCGGAGCCGACGTTCCCCACCCCGCCCGACTACCAGCGCACGACGTACCAGCAGGGCACCTACGGACGCCCCCAGGCACGTCCCGCCGCCACCCAGCCGGTCATGGTGCCGCCGGCCCCGCTCCAGAGCCGCACGGGCACGGCCTTGAAGTGGGCCGTCTCGGCCCTGCTGATCGCCGCCCTGGGCCTGGGCAGCTGGCAGATCGCCGACCGGCTCCTCGACCAGGAGCCGACCACCAAGACGCCGGTCACCTCCCCCACGGTCGACGAGAAGCCCAAGCCGCCCAAGCCGATCTCCATCGTGTCCGCCCAGGACTTCGATCCGCCCCCGCAGGGCAACGGCACGGAGAACCCCCAGGCCATACAGCTCGCCTACGACGGCGACCCCAACACCTACTGGCACACCGTGAACTACCGCGGTGTCGGCTTCGCCAACCTGAAGTCGGGCGTGGGTATGGTCCTCGATCTGGGCACGGCCCAGAAGATCAGCTCGGTCGACCTGTCGTTCCTGGGCAGCACCTCGGTGGAGCTCCACACCGCGCCCTCCGACGCCTCTTCGGCACCGTCCACACTCGACGGGTTCACGACGCAGGCATCCGGCATCGGCAGCAACGTGACCCTGAAGCCCACCGAGGCGGTCACGACCCGCTACGTTCTGGTCTGGCTGACGGAACTCCCCGCCAACGACGGGGGCTACCGCGGCAAGCTGGCCGAGATCAAGATCTTGGGCTGA
- the sigM gene encoding RNA polymerase sigma factor SigM: protein MDAPIDETTGDQELLARHVAGDPDAFSELVRRHRDRLWAVALRTLGDREEAADALQDALLSAFRAAHTFRGQSAVTTWLHRITVNACLDRLRKTASRRTSPVDDTDRFEQLLDPHESAEAPMERQDLHRQLLAALAQIPEDQRAALVLVDMQGYPVAEAARILGVPTGTVKSRCARGRSRLLPMVTHLRADTVGNEAVEGGRNRTPGTSVPPVPGPTDTGPTDPAAVKGGGGRA from the coding sequence TTGGACGCTCCGATAGACGAGACCACAGGCGATCAGGAGCTCTTGGCGCGCCATGTCGCCGGAGACCCGGACGCCTTCAGTGAGCTCGTGCGGCGTCACCGCGACCGGCTGTGGGCGGTGGCCCTGCGCACCCTGGGGGACCGCGAGGAGGCCGCCGACGCCCTCCAGGACGCCCTGCTGTCCGCCTTCCGGGCCGCCCATACCTTCCGGGGCCAGTCGGCCGTCACGACCTGGCTCCACCGCATCACGGTGAACGCCTGCCTCGACCGGCTCCGCAAGACCGCCTCCCGCAGAACCTCACCCGTCGACGACACCGACCGCTTCGAGCAGCTCCTCGACCCCCACGAGTCAGCCGAGGCCCCCATGGAGCGCCAGGATCTGCACCGGCAGCTCCTGGCGGCCCTCGCACAGATCCCCGAGGACCAGCGCGCCGCACTCGTCCTCGTCGACATGCAGGGATACCCGGTCGCGGAGGCGGCACGTATCCTCGGCGTTCCCACCGGAACCGTGAAAAGCCGTTGCGCGCGGGGACGGTCTCGCCTCCTCCCGATGGTCACTCATCTGCGCGCCGACACAGTGGGTAACGAGGCCGTCGAAGGGGGAAGGAACCGGACGCCGGGGACATCCGTCCCACCGGTGCCGGGGCCGACGGACACCGGACCGACAGATCCAGCTGCTGTGAAGGGCGGAGGTGGGCGCGCGTGA
- a CDS encoding GNAT family N-acetyltransferase gives MGRRLVPLTLDNLPDLPRRCRSCVFWELDPVSGEAAVKAGRPEAEKEAWISAVLLEWGSCGRVVYVDDVPVGYVLYAPPAYVPRSTAFPTSPVAADSVQLMTAWIMPQYQGQGLGRMVVQTVAKDVMRRGFKAIEAFGDARWKEPACVLPAEHLLAVGFKTVRPHHAFPRMRLELRTTLSWKEDVEMALDRLLGAVQKEPALRPL, from the coding sequence GTGGGGCGTCGGCTCGTACCGCTCACGCTGGACAACCTTCCGGATCTTCCCCGGCGATGTCGCTCCTGTGTCTTCTGGGAGCTCGACCCGGTGAGTGGAGAGGCTGCCGTGAAGGCGGGGCGTCCGGAGGCGGAGAAGGAAGCCTGGATCTCGGCGGTCCTCCTGGAGTGGGGTTCCTGCGGGCGGGTGGTCTACGTGGACGACGTGCCCGTCGGCTATGTCCTCTACGCTCCCCCGGCCTATGTGCCGCGGTCGACGGCCTTCCCGACCAGCCCGGTGGCGGCTGACTCCGTCCAGCTGATGACGGCCTGGATCATGCCGCAGTACCAGGGCCAGGGGCTGGGCCGGATGGTCGTGCAGACCGTGGCGAAGGACGTGATGAGGCGGGGATTCAAGGCGATCGAGGCGTTCGGCGATGCCCGGTGGAAGGAACCGGCCTGTGTGCTGCCGGCCGAGCACCTCCTGGCCGTGGGCTTCAAGACGGTCCGGCCACATCACGCCTTTCCCCGGATGAGGCTGGAGCTCCGGACGACGCTCTCCTGGAAGGAGGACGTCGAGATGGCTCTGGACCGGCTGCTCGGCGCCGTACAGAAAGAGCCCGCTCTGCGGCCGCTCTAG
- the trxB gene encoding thioredoxin-disulfide reductase produces MSDVRNVIIIGSGPAGYTAALYTARASLNPLVFEGAVTAGGALMNTTEVENFPGFRDGIMGPDLMDNMRAQAERFGAELVPDDVIAVDLTGDIKTVTDTAGTVHRAKAVIVTTGSQHRKLGLPNEDALSGRGVSWCATCDGFFFKDHDIAVVGGGDTAIEEATFLSRFAKSVTIVHRRDTLRASKAMQERAFADPKISFAWDSEVTEIHGEQKLSGLTLRDTKTGATRQLPVTGLFIAVGHDPRTELFKGQLELDDEGYLKVAAPSTRTNLTGVFGAGDVVDHTYRQAITAAGTGCSAALDAERFLAALADSEKLAETPAV; encoded by the coding sequence GTGAGCGACGTCCGTAACGTGATCATCATCGGCTCCGGGCCCGCGGGCTACACCGCAGCGCTCTACACGGCCCGAGCGTCGCTGAACCCGCTGGTCTTCGAGGGCGCCGTCACCGCCGGTGGCGCGCTGATGAACACGACCGAGGTCGAGAACTTCCCCGGATTCCGTGACGGCATCATGGGCCCGGACCTGATGGACAACATGCGGGCCCAGGCCGAGCGCTTCGGCGCCGAGCTGGTCCCCGACGACGTCATCGCCGTGGACCTGACCGGCGACATCAAGACCGTCACCGACACCGCCGGCACCGTGCACCGCGCGAAGGCCGTCATCGTCACCACAGGCTCCCAGCACCGCAAGCTCGGCCTCCCCAACGAGGACGCGCTCTCCGGCCGCGGTGTCTCCTGGTGCGCCACCTGCGACGGGTTCTTCTTCAAGGACCACGACATCGCCGTCGTCGGCGGCGGTGACACCGCGATCGAGGAGGCCACCTTCCTCTCGCGCTTCGCCAAGTCCGTCACGATCGTCCACCGCCGCGACACCCTGCGTGCCTCCAAGGCCATGCAGGAGCGCGCCTTCGCCGACCCGAAGATCTCGTTCGCCTGGGACAGCGAGGTCACCGAGATCCACGGCGAGCAGAAGCTCAGCGGTCTGACCCTGCGCGACACGAAGACGGGCGCGACCCGCCAGCTGCCCGTCACCGGCCTCTTCATCGCCGTGGGCCACGACCCGCGGACCGAGCTCTTCAAGGGCCAGCTGGAGCTGGACGACGAGGGTTACCTGAAGGTGGCCGCGCCGTCGACCCGCACGAACCTCACGGGCGTCTTCGGTGCGGGCGACGTCGTCGACCACACCTACCGTCAGGCCATCACGGCCGCCGGTACCGGCTGCTCCGCCGCGCTCGACGCCGAGCGCTTCCTGGCCGCCCTCGCCGACAGCGAGAAGCTGGCCGAGACCCCCGCGGTCTGA
- a CDS encoding ParB/RepB/Spo0J family partition protein codes for MSKRPRGLGRGLGALIPAAPQEQKVPAVGIGVGATSPGVASGLSAERGVAAAKLATLPHSSPSPDASASWSEAEEVVLPEIQGGAYFTELPVEAIVPNRHQPREVFDEDALAELVVSIKEVGLLQPVVVRKVDDERYELVMGERRLRASKLAGLERIPAIVRDTDDEKMLLDALLENLHRAQLNAIEEAHAYEQLLKDFGCTHDQLAERIGRSRPQISNTLRLLRLSPPVQRRVAAGVLSAGHARALLGVEDSEAQDQLAYRIVAEGLSVRTVEEIVSLMGSEEPAAVKPKGPRAGGRVSPALTDLASRLSDRFETRVKVDLGQKKGKIVVEFASIDDLDRILSTLAPGEGKVMDHKNTEQSEQG; via the coding sequence GTGAGCAAGCGACCTAGGGGATTGGGACGTGGGCTCGGTGCGCTGATCCCCGCCGCTCCCCAGGAACAGAAGGTTCCGGCGGTCGGTATCGGGGTGGGCGCGACCTCCCCCGGCGTCGCCTCCGGGCTGTCCGCGGAGCGGGGCGTGGCCGCGGCGAAGCTGGCGACGCTTCCGCACAGCAGCCCGTCCCCCGACGCGTCGGCGTCGTGGAGCGAGGCCGAGGAGGTGGTTCTGCCGGAGATTCAGGGTGGGGCCTACTTCACCGAGCTTCCGGTCGAAGCCATCGTTCCCAACCGGCACCAGCCGCGCGAGGTCTTCGACGAGGACGCGCTGGCGGAGCTGGTCGTCTCCATCAAGGAGGTCGGCCTGCTCCAGCCCGTGGTGGTGCGCAAGGTCGATGACGAGCGCTACGAGCTCGTCATGGGTGAGCGTCGTCTGCGGGCATCGAAGCTGGCCGGCCTTGAACGGATCCCGGCGATCGTCCGGGACACCGACGACGAGAAGATGCTCCTGGACGCCCTCCTGGAGAACCTCCACCGGGCCCAGCTGAACGCGATCGAAGAGGCTCACGCCTACGAGCAGCTGCTCAAGGACTTCGGCTGCACCCATGATCAGCTCGCGGAGCGGATCGGGCGTTCCCGCCCGCAGATCTCCAACACGCTGCGTCTGCTGCGTCTCTCACCGCCGGTGCAGCGGCGGGTCGCCGCCGGGGTGCTCTCCGCCGGTCACGCGCGAGCCCTGCTCGGCGTGGAGGACTCGGAGGCCCAGGACCAGCTGGCCTACCGGATCGTCGCCGAGGGTCTCTCCGTGCGTACCGTCGAGGAAATCGTGAGCCTCATGGGCTCCGAGGAGCCCGCCGCGGTCAAGCCGAAGGGCCCCCGCGCCGGGGGGCGTGTCTCTCCCGCACTCACCGATCTCGCGTCCCGGCTCTCGGACCGCTTCGAGACCCGGGTGAAGGTCGACCTGGGGCAGAAGAAGGGAAAGATCGTCGTCGAGTTCGCCTCGATAGACGATCTGGACCGGATCCTCTCGACCCTCGCGCCCGGCGAAGGGAAGGTCATGGACCACAAGAACACCGAGCAGAGCGAGCAGGGCTGA
- the trxA gene encoding thioredoxin: MALKTVTDASFEEDVLKSDKPVLVDFWAAWCGPCRQIAPSLEAIAKEHGEQIEIVKLNIDENPGTAAKYGVMSIPTLNVYQGGEVVKTIVGAKPKAAIERDLAPFLESSNG; the protein is encoded by the coding sequence GTGGCCCTGAAGACTGTGACCGACGCTTCCTTCGAAGAGGACGTCCTCAAGAGCGACAAGCCCGTCCTGGTGGACTTCTGGGCGGCGTGGTGCGGCCCGTGCCGCCAGATCGCCCCGTCGCTGGAGGCAATCGCCAAGGAGCACGGCGAGCAGATCGAGATCGTGAAGCTCAACATCGACGAGAACCCGGGCACGGCCGCCAAGTACGGCGTCATGTCCATCCCGACGCTGAACGTCTACCAGGGTGGCGAGGTCGTGAAGACGATCGTCGGCGCCAAGCCGAAGGCCGCCATCGAGCGCGACCTGGCGCCGTTCCTCGAGTCCTCGAACGGCTGA